Within the Chromobacterium paludis genome, the region CCGGCCAGGGACCTGGTGCCTGTCTTGCCGTTTCTCATGTTCCGCATCCCGACTTCGATTGTCTCGTGCCAGATATTCCCTATTTGTAGCGGCGGGCTGGCGGGATTGCAACGCGGAAACGGCGGCGGGGCGGCCGGCCCGACGGGGCCGGGATGGGGTCAGTCTCCGCTGACCACATCCACGCCCTTGGGCGCGGTGAAGGCGAAGCGGGCGGCCGGCAGTTTGACGTTTTGCTGCGGCTGCAGGAAGCGGATGCGCGTGTCGTTGCCGAAGCTGTCGGTCAACTCCATTTCCACCAGCATATTGTTGCGGAACCCCATGCGGATGGCGCTGAAGGTGTTGTCCTGTTTCTTGGGGCTGGCGGCCAGCCATTCCACGTCGCCTTGCTTGCCGGCTTCGTTGAGCTTGTAGCTGCGTTCGATTTCGTTGCTGCCGGCCAACAGCGCGGCCGGGCTGGAGCCCAGCGCCGCTCCTTGCGCCTTGCGCGTGACCTGGGCCAGATCCGGGTCGTAGATCCACAAAGTTTTGCCGTCGCCGACGATCAACTGCGAGTAGGGCTTGCTGTATTCCCAGCGGAACTTGCCGGGACGTGCGATTTCCAGCGTGCCGCTGGCTTCTTCGCGCTTGCCCTTGTTGGTGACGATCTGGCTGAAGTCCGCGCTCAGCGTCTTGCTGCCGGCGACGAAGGCTTTCAGCTGCGCCACGGCGGAGGCCTGGGCGGGCAGGGACAGGCAGCAGGCCAGCGTGGCCGCGCCCAGCAGGGTGGTAGTGGGTTTCATCGTATCTTTATCCTTGGGGCAGCGAGTTGCCGTGAAAATGCTGTGACTGCGCGGGAGGCGGGCGGGTTCGGCGCCGGCCCCGCGCAGCGGATGAAAAGCGTTGCGGAATGTTGCAAGCCCGCGGCGGATGGCTTAACTGAACTTGTTGGTGATCGGGTAGCGCCAATCCTTGCCGAAGCCGCGCTGGGTGACGCGCGGCCCCACCGGCGCCTGGCGGCGCTTGTACTCGTTGATTTTCAAGAGGCGCACCACGCGCTTGACGTCGGTTTCGGCGTAGCCGGCGGCGATGATGTCCTCGGCGGATTGGTTGCCTTCCACGTAGCGCGCCATGATGGCGTCCAGGACTTCATACGGCGGCAGGCTGTCCTGGTCTTTTTGATCCGGGCGCAGCTCGGCCGAGGGCGGGCGGGTGATGATGCGCTCCGGGATCACGTCGGACACGCTGTTGCGCCAGCGGCACAGCTCGAACACCAGGGTCTTGGCCACGTCCTTCAGCACGGCGAAGCCGCCGGCCATGTCGCCGTACAGCGTGCAGTAGCCGGTGGTCATTTCTGACTTGTTGCCGGTGGTCAGCACCAGCTTGCCGCTCTTGTTGGACAGCGCCATCAGCAGGGTGCCGCGGATGCGCGCCTGCAGGTTTTCCTCGGTGGTGTCCATCTCCAGGCCATCGAACGACGGCGCCAGCGCGGCCATGAAGCTTTCGTACATCGGCCAGATCTCGATTTCGTCGTACTTGACGCCCAGGCGGGCGATCATGTCGCGGCTGTCGGTCACGGAAATGTCGGCGGTGTAGCGCGACGGCATCATCACCGCGTGCACCTTGTCCGCGCCCAGCGCGTCCACCGCCACCGCCAGCGTCAGCGCCGAGTCTATGCCGCCGGACAGGCCAAGCAGCGCGCCGGGAAAGCCGTTTTTGACGATGTAGTCGCGCACGCCCACCACCAGGGTGCGGTACACGCTTTCCAGCGGGCCGGGCAGGGCGGCTTGGCGGCCGGCTTGGAAATCGCCGTCGGCGTAATCCACCAGCAGCAGTTCGTCGTCGTAAGCCGCGGCCTGGGCGATGACTTCGCCCGTCTTGTTCAGGGCGAAAGAGCCGCCGTCGAACACCAGCTCGTCCTGGCAGCCGACGAGGTTGACATAGGCCAGCGGCAGGCCGGTTTCCTCGACGCGGTAACGCATCACCGCGTGCCGGGTTTCGATCTTGTCGCGGTGGAAGGGCGAGGCGTTCAGGCTCAGCAGCAGGGCCGCGCCCGCGTCGGCGGCCTCGGACGCCGGCTCCAGCTGCCACGCGTCCTCGCAGATCAGCACGCCCACCTTGACGCCGTTTTGTTCGAATACCAAGGGCGCTGCGCCGGGCGTGAAGTAGCGGCATTCGTCGAACACTTCATAATTGGGCAGCAGCATCTTGTGATACTGGCCCAGGCGGTGGCCGTCGCGCAGCACGGTGGCGGCGTTGAAGCGTTCGGCGCCGATGCGCGCCGGATGGCCGACGATGACGGTGATGCCGTCCAGCTGCTCGATGATGTCCAGGCCCTTGGCCACTTCGCGGTAGAAGCTGTCGCGCAGCAGCAGGTCTTCCGGGCTGTAGCCGGTCAGCGCCAGCTCCGGCGTCAAGAGAATGTCCGCGCCCTGGGCCAGGGCTTGCTTGGCGAGCGCGACGATTTTCTGGGCATTGCCGGCGATGTCGCCGACCACGGGGTTGAACTGGGCGAGTGCGATACGCATCTTGAGAGAGCACCGATGATTCTTGATCGGCCGATTTTACCTGAACAGGCTCTCAGAAAGGAAAAGCATTGCGTTTGCAACTGTATGACGCCGTGGGCGCCATCCCGCATCCGGCCTGGCCAGCGGGCGAGAGCGGCGGCGTGTTCGTCGGCCGCGAGTGGCTGGCGGCGCTGGAGGAGGCCGGCTGCGTGGGCGGCGCCACCGGCTGGCAGCCCTTGCCGCTGGCGCTGGAGCGCGATGGACGGACGGAGGCGCTGGCGCCGGCGTATCTGAAGCGGCACAACCGCGGCGAGTATGTGTTCGATTGGGCTTGGGCCGAGGCCTATGCCCGCGCCGGCCTGTCTTACTATCCCAAGCTGGTGGTGGCTTCGCCGTTCACGCCGGTCACGGGCAGCCGCTTGCTGGGCGTGGCGGATGACCGGCTGGCGTTGATAGCCGGGCTCCGTCAGGCGGTTGAGGAAAACGGCCTGTCGTCGGCGCATGTGTTGTTCCCGACGCCGGAGGAGGCGGCTCTGTTGGCGGATGCCGGCTGGCTGCTGCGCGACGGCGTGCAGTTTCACTGGACCAATCCGGGCTATGTCGATTTCGAGACGTTTCTGGCCGCCCTGAGCCGCGACAAGCGCAAGAAGATCCGGCAGGAGAGGCGCAGGGTGGCGGAGGCCGGCGTGGCGGTGAGAGCGCTGGAGGGCGAGCAAATAGCCGAGGCCGACTGGCAGCTGTTTTTCCAGTGCTATCGCCAGACCTATCTGGACCATCACTCGGCACCTTACCTCAATCTGGCCTTTTTCCGCCTGATCGGCGAGCGGCTGGCCAGGCATTGCGTGATGTTCATCGCCAGCCGTGGCGGGCGGGATATCGCCGCCAGTCTGTGCATACGCCAGGACGGCACGCTGTATGGACGTTATTGGGGCGCGCTGGAAGAGGTGTCTTGCCTGCACTTCGAGCTGTGCTACTACCAAGGGCTGGACTACGCCATTCGCCACGGGCTGAAGTGCTTCGAGGGCGGGGCGCAGGGCGAGCACAAACTGGCGCGCGGTTTTGAGCCGGTGCGCACCGTTTCCGCCCACTACATCGCCGACGGGCGTTTCCGCGCCGCGATTGCCGATTGGCTGCGGCGCGAAAGCGAGGGCGTGGCGGATTATCAGGACGCTTTATTTTCGCATTCCGCTTATAAAACACTTGCGCAGGAGGAATAGGGCTTATATACTGCGCAGCCTCTGTGATCGAAACGCCCGGCGCTTCGATTCAGGGTTCTGGAGAGGTGGATGAGTGGTTTAAGTCGCACGCCTGGAAAGCGTGTTTAGGTTAATAGCCTAACGGGGGTTCGAATCCCCCCCTCTCCGCCAGAATGCATCACGAAACCGCCTGGCGGTTTTGACAATTCAGCAAGACACCTCCGGAGAGGTGGATGAGTGGTTTAAGTCGCACGCCTGGAAAGCGTGTTTAGGTTAATAGCCTAACGGGGGTTCGAATCCCCCCCTCTCCGCCAAATTGAAAGCCCCGACTCGTTCGGGGCTTTTGCATTGCGGCATCTCAAGCGCGGCTGCGACAGGCGCTGCCTAGCTGGCGCGCAGGAAAAACGAAGTCTGCGGCACCGAGCTGCCGCCGTTGACCCATTGCGGGTGAGGCGACAGCGACTGGCTGTCGGCCACCTCCGGCCTGGACGGGTTGCCGGCGTTGACCACCAGATAGATGTGCTTGTACTCGGAGCCTATCAGCACGCCGATGTCGCCGCTGCTGAGCATGTCATTGCCGGCTTCCGCCGTGTCCGGCGTTCGGATCACATTCCAGCCGCGCTTTTTCAGCTCCACGGTCAAGCCTATCACGTCGTGTATCACGCCCACATTGATGCGGGCCATGTCCAGCAGCAGGCTCAGCGTGGCGGCGCACAATGTTTCACCGCCCAGCCGCTCATGGCCGACGATGCCGCCGGCGGCGAGGCGCGCGACGCCCAGGCAATTGGGGTTGCTCGCATAATTGATCAGCAGCGGAATTTGTAGCCGGTCCATGGCTGCTTTCCTCCCAAGGAAAGTCGGGCGACGATTTGCGCCGCCGGCAGATGGCCAATGCGAACTTCGCCTGGCGCATGCGCATGGTCTGGAGTGGGGCCAGGCATGTCTGGGCGAGAGCGCTTCCATATACGCGGAATGCCCTGTCACTTTTGGCAGGGTATGTGGCAAATTCAACCAGTAAAACTACCTAGAACAGGGCAGTATTACTGTCTTTTTCGTCCCATGCGGCGATTCATGCCTAATCTAAAGCAACTTGTTCTTGCCGCGCTGGCGAACTATCCCTAAATGTGTAATCACTCTGCATAGAGTCTAATGAATTGGCTTTTGGCCATCCGCGGCGGCTCATGCGCGGTTCCCGGCCTTCGCAAGAGGAAGTCAAATGTTCAACGACCTGGCGCGGGATCAGGCGCGCATCTTGATTGTCGATGACGTGCCCAGCAATGTGCATGTCGTGCGCGAGGCGGTGCGCGGGCTGGGCGAAGTGCGCTTCGCCACCAGCGGCCGGGCGGCGCTGGACATGGTCCAGCGAACCGCGCCCGATGTGATCCTGCTCGACATCGAGATGCCGGGCATGGACGGCTATGCCGTCTGT harbors:
- the lolA gene encoding outer membrane lipoprotein chaperone LolA, producing the protein MKPTTTLLGAATLACCLSLPAQASAVAQLKAFVAGSKTLSADFSQIVTNKGKREEASGTLEIARPGKFRWEYSKPYSQLIVGDGKTLWIYDPDLAQVTRKAQGAALGSSPAALLAGSNEIERSYKLNEAGKQGDVEWLAASPKKQDNTFSAIRMGFRNNMLVEMELTDSFGNDTRIRFLQPQQNVKLPAARFAFTAPKGVDVVSGD
- a CDS encoding NAD+ synthase — its product is MRIALAQFNPVVGDIAGNAQKIVALAKQALAQGADILLTPELALTGYSPEDLLLRDSFYREVAKGLDIIEQLDGITVIVGHPARIGAERFNAATVLRDGHRLGQYHKMLLPNYEVFDECRYFTPGAAPLVFEQNGVKVGVLICEDAWQLEPASEAADAGAALLLSLNASPFHRDKIETRHAVMRYRVEETGLPLAYVNLVGCQDELVFDGGSFALNKTGEVIAQAAAYDDELLLVDYADGDFQAGRQAALPGPLESVYRTLVVGVRDYIVKNGFPGALLGLSGGIDSALTLAVAVDALGADKVHAVMMPSRYTADISVTDSRDMIARLGVKYDEIEIWPMYESFMAALAPSFDGLEMDTTEENLQARIRGTLLMALSNKSGKLVLTTGNKSEMTTGYCTLYGDMAGGFAVLKDVAKTLVFELCRWRNSVSDVIPERIITRPPSAELRPDQKDQDSLPPYEVLDAIMARYVEGNQSAEDIIAAGYAETDVKRVVRLLKINEYKRRQAPVGPRVTQRGFGKDWRYPITNKFS
- a CDS encoding GNAT family N-acetyltransferase, giving the protein MRLQLYDAVGAIPHPAWPAGESGGVFVGREWLAALEEAGCVGGATGWQPLPLALERDGRTEALAPAYLKRHNRGEYVFDWAWAEAYARAGLSYYPKLVVASPFTPVTGSRLLGVADDRLALIAGLRQAVEENGLSSAHVLFPTPEEAALLADAGWLLRDGVQFHWTNPGYVDFETFLAALSRDKRKKIRQERRRVAEAGVAVRALEGEQIAEADWQLFFQCYRQTYLDHHSAPYLNLAFFRLIGERLARHCVMFIASRGGRDIAASLCIRQDGTLYGRYWGALEEVSCLHFELCYYQGLDYAIRHGLKCFEGGAQGEHKLARGFEPVRTVSAHYIADGRFRAAIADWLRRESEGVADYQDALFSHSAYKTLAQEE